The window TGCGCATTTTCGACGATGGCGAGATCATCGCCGAGATCATCCCGGAACTGTGGCTGATTCGGCGTCACGGGCTCCACATTTCGGGCCCCTATTCAGCCCGTAACGTGGAACAGATCACCGTGGCCAGCAAACGCGATAGCGGATAACGGGCTGCTTATGAACCAACACCAATGGACAGAGCGAAAAACCATGGAAGTGGACGGTCAAGCCATGCCGGAAAACCGACGCCAGGCCCCAGACGTACCGGTCGACCGGCTGCGAGCCCTGTTGGAGGCCCACCGGGGCGAACGCCACATCATCGTGCTCCAGGATTATCCAGACCCGGACGCGCTTTCGTCGGCCTTTGCCCACCAGCTCATCAGCGCGCAGTTTGATATCACCGCCGACATTGTCTACCGCGGCCGCATCAGCCATCAACAGAACACGGCGCTGGTGAAAATTCTGGGGATCGAGCTGCGACGCTTCGAGCCGGACATGGATCTGGGTGTCTACCAGGGGGCGGTATTGGTGGACAACCAGGGCAACACGGCCAGCGCCATTCTGGCCGCCCTCCAAACGGCCAACGTCCCCATCCTGGCGGTGGTGGACCACCACGAGACCCAGGAACGGCCGGATGTCCCCTTCGTCGACATCCGCCGCACCGGGGCCACGGCCACCATCTATGCCGAATACCTGCAACAGGGGCTCCTACCCATGGATGGCTCCCGCAAGGAGCATGTGCTGGTGGCCACCGCCCTCATGCATGGCATCATGACCGACACGGGAAACTTCATCCGCGCCAAACCGGAGGATTTCTACGCCGCGGCCTTCCTGAGCCAATATCGGGATGCGGAGCTGATCGCCCAGGTCATGAGCCAGGCCCGCTCCAAGCAGACCATGGAGATCATCCGCCTGGCCCTGGGCAACCGGGTCATCGTGGAAAACTTCAGCGTGGCCGGGATCGGCTACCTGCGCGCAGTGGATCGGGATGCCATTCCCCAGGCAGCCGACTTCCTCCTCACCGAGGAGAACGTCCACACCTCCCTGGTCTACGGTATCCTGATCGGCGACGACGGCAGCGAATCCCTCATCGGCTCCATGCGCACCCGCAAGCTGACGCTGGACCTGGATGAGTTCATCAAGGATGTCTTCGGCAAGGATGCGGCGGGGCGTTACTTCGGCGGGGGCAAACTTTCGGCGGCGGGGTTTGAGATCCCCATCGGCTTCCTGGCAGGCGGGACCAACAAGGAGTACCAGGAGCTGAAGTGGCAGGCCTTCGATGCCCAGGTGAAGCAGAAGATCCTGACCCGGATTGGCGTTAACAGCGCGGACATGGCCAAGTATCTCACGCCCGCGTCCAGCCAGCGCCAGTAACTTTCGGATCCCTGGGCACGCCCTGCTAGAACGGCGGCTCCAACCTGGGCCGGGACCGGGGTGCCAGGTCGATCCCCATGGTGGCCAGCCAGGGCCCCAGCCCGGCCCAGAGGCGCTCCAGGTCCGCCGCCGTCTGGTCAGCGTCGGCCAGGTCACCGGCCATCACCCGGCGGCAGAGCTCGTCATAGCCGGCTGGACGCCCGGGCAGGGCCAGGGATTCCTCCAGCAGATGGGCGCCGGTGGTGTAGCAGTGGCGATGGGCCAGCCCCAGCATGAGGGCCCCCTGGACTGCCAGGTGACAGGCCAGGGAGGGCACAAAGTGGTTACGGCCCCGGGCCCGCTCGTTGCGCAGCTTGCCCATGCCTTCGTAAAATTCGGCCACCACAATTTCAGCGATGGCCTGATGGAAGGCGGACGCCGGCGGTGAGTGGACCAGCGCCTGCAGCTCCGTGAAGAAGCCCGGCTCGCCGAAGAGGGGACGCGCCCGCAGAAATTGCCCCTGGCGCAGGGGCCACCGCTCATCCACCTCCACCGCCCGCCGGCGCACGACCGCCAGGTCGTAGAAGTTTACCTCCGCCTTACCGGAGCCGTACATCCACTCCGCGGTCTCGTCCAGGCCGGGCCGGTCCACCACGCAGAACAACTCAATGTCCGAGTAGGGGCCATCCCGGCCCTGGGCCATGGAGCCATAGAGGCCGATGGCGATGAGCGCCTGGCCGTAGATCTCCCGGATCCGGGCCACAAGCCGGTCCACCACCTCCATGCGCTGGTCGTGGGTACAGGAACCCGGCCCGGCCCACCAAGCTTCCCGTCTGCCGTCCATGCTTCCACCGGTTGATCCACAGATGAGACCGATCCTGAGCCACCACAGGGGCGGCGCCCAGCCGCCCATTGTCGCCATACCCCGGCGGGTGAAGGGGCGACGACGGATGCGCAGCTGAGAGCTGCGCCTACGATGGGGCAACCCCTACCGCAGGTGCGGCTCCCAGCCGCGCGTCTTCCGGCAAAGATCGAAACCCGGGTGGCCTACACCCGCTGTTTCTGCTTCTCGTAGTGCTCTTGCAGGCTGCGCACCTTCAGCTCCTGTTGGCGCATGGCCCGGATGCCGCTGACTGCGGCCTGGGCTGCGGACAGGGTGGTGATCAGCGGGATCTCCATGCGGGTGGCCAGCCGCCGGATCTTGGCGCCGTCCTCCCGGCTGTCCGGCCCCAGGGGCGTGTTGATGATGAGCTGGATCTTGCCATCCCGCATGGCGTCCAGGGTGGTGTAGCCCTGGGCTCCGGTGATGGCCTTGGCCAGGATGGTGACGGGAATGCCGCTGCGGCTGATGAGCGCGCCCGTGCCTGCGGTGGCGTATATGGTGAAGCCCAGCCGGTGCAGGTCCCGGGCGATCTTGAGCGCGCCTCCCTTGTCGAAGTCGTTGACGGTGATCAGCACGCCACCGCTCAGGGGCAGGCCAGTCCCCGCGGCCAGCTGGCTCTTGGCAAAGGCATGGCCAAAGCTGGCGGCGTGGCCCATCACCTCGCCCGTGGAACGCATCTCCGGCCCCAAGAGGGCGTCGATGCCGGTGAACTTCTTCCAGGGCAGCACCGCCTCCTTCACGAAGAAGCCGTCCAGGGGGGGCTCCACCACCAGCCCCAACTCGGCCAGGCTCTTGCCCAGCATCACCTTGGCCGCGAGCTTGGCCAGGGGAACGCCGGTGGCCTTGCTGACGAAGGGGACGGTGCGGCTGGCCCGGGGGTTCACCTCCAGCACGTAGACCACGTCGTCCTTGATGGCGTACTGGACGTTCATCAGACCTCGCACGCCCAGGGCCATGCCCAGCTTTTCGGTGTACTCCCGGATGATGTTCAGGTGATAGTTGCTGATCTTGTAGGGCGGGAGGACACACGCGCTGTCGCCGCTGTGGATGCCGGCTTCCTCGATGTGCTGCATGATGCCGCCGATGATCACCCGCTCGCCGTCGCAGATGGCGTCCACATCCACCTCGTAGGCGTCCTCCAGGAATTGGTCGATGAGGATGGGCTTGTCCATGGAGACGGCCACGGCCTCGGCCATGTAGCGGCGCAGCGCGGCCTCGTCATCCACGATGGCCATGGCCCGACCGCCCAGGACGTAGGAGGGCCGCACCACCACCGGGTAGCCAATGCGGCCGGCCACGGCCACCGCGTCCTCCGTGGTGCGGGCTGTGCCATGGGCCGGCGCAGGGATGGAGAGCTCATCCAACAGCGCACCGAAGCGATCCCGGTCCTCGGCCAGGTCGATGGCGTCCGGCGGGGTGCCCAGGATGGGGACGCCGGCCCGCTGCAGGCTGGTGGCCAGGTTGAGGGGCGTCTGGCCGCCGAACTGGACGATGACCCCGGCCAGCTCGCCCCGGCTGGATTCCCGTTCCACGATGTTCAGGACATCCTCGAAGGTCAGGGGCTCGAAGTAGAGCCGGTCGCTGGTGTCGTAGTCGGTGCTGACCGTCTCCGGGTTGCAGTTGACCATGATGGTCTCGTAGCCCAGCTCCTGGAGGGCGAAACTGGCGTGGACGCAGCAGTAGTCGAACTCGATGCCCTGGCCGATGCGGTTGGGGCCGCCCCCCAGGATGATCACCTTGCGGCGGTCGGTGGGCGGCGCCTCGCTTTCCGATTCGTAGCTGCTGTAGAGGTAGGGGGTGTAGGCTTCGAACTCGGCCGCGCAGGTATCCACCTGGTGATAGGTGGGGAGCACCTGGAGCTTCTTCCGCAGCGCCCGGATGTCGGTCTCGGAAACCGGGGTGGAAAGTTCGGCGTTCTCCGGCGGCGTATCGCCGTTGGTCGCCTGCCGTTCGGGCAGGACCAGTTTCCCCTGGGCCATGCGCTCGTTCACCATCCGCGCCAGCTGGGAATCGGAGAAGCCCAGGCGCTTGGCCTGGCGCAGGGTGGGGGCATCCAGGCGCTCCAGGCTCTGCTCGAACTGGATGATCTCGGCCATCTGGGCCACGAACCACGGATCGTAGCCCGTGAGCTGGCAGACGGTGGCCGGGCTGTCCCCCCGTTTCAGGGCTTCGTAGACGGCAAAGAGGCGATCCCGGTTGGGGATGCGCAGCAGATCGTGAAGTTCGATCTTCTCGTCGTAGCCCCGGAAGTGGCCATTTTCATCCCGCTCCATGGGGCCCAGGCCGTCCCGGCCGATCTCCAGACTGCGCAGGCCCTTCTGGAGGGCCTCCTTGAAGGTGCGGCCGATGGCCATCACCTCGCCCACCGACTTCATCTGGGGGCCCAGCTCCCGGTCCACGCCGGGGAACTTCTCGAAGGCCCAGCGGGGAATCTTGACCACCACGTAGTCGATGGATGGCTCGAACGCGGCCACCGTCTGCTGGGTGATGTCGTTCTTGAGCTCGTCCAGGGTGTAGCCCACCGCGACCTTAGCGGCCAGTTTGGCGATGGGGAAGCCGGTGGCCTTGGAGGCCAGGGCGCTGGAGCGGGAGACCCGGGGGTTCATCTCGATGACCACCGTGCGCCCCGTCTTGGGATCCACGGCAAACTGGACGTTGCTGCCGCCGGTTTCCACGCCCACGGCCCGCATGACCAGCCGGGCCTGATCCCGCAGCCGCTGGTATTCCTTGTCGGTCAGGGTCTGGACCGGAGCCACGGTGATGCTGTCGCCGGTGTGGACGCCCATGGGGTCCAGGTTTTCGATGGAGCAGACCACCACAAAGTTGTCGGCGCTGTCCCGCATCACCTCCAGCTCGTATTCCTTCCAACCGATGAGGGACTCTTCGATGAGCACCCGGTGGACGGGGCTTTCCTTGAGCCCCCAGAGCACCTTTTCGTCAAATTCCTGGGGGGTGAAGACCGTGCCCGCGCCGCTGCCGCCCAGGGTGAAGCTGGGGCGGATAAAGATGGGGTAGCGGCCGATCTCCTGGGCGATGCGGCGGGCTTCCTCCAGGCTGCGGGCGATGCCGCTGCGGGGCGATTCCAGGCCGACCTCGGTCATGGCGGCCTTGAAGAGCTCCCGGTCTTCGGCCACCTGCATGGCGCGCAAATTGGCGCCGATCAGCTCCACGCCGTAGCGATCCAGGATGCCGGCTTCGGCCAGGGCCACAGCCAGGTTCAGGCCCGTCTGGCCACCGACGGTGGGCAAGAGTGCGTCCGGCCTTTCTTTGGCAATGATTTTTTCCAGAATTTCCACAGTCAGCGGCTCCACATAAGTGACGTCCGCCATTTCGGGGTCGGTCATGATGGTAGCCGGGTTGGAATTGACCAGGATCACCCGGTACCCTTCCTGGCGCAGGGCTTTGCAGGCCTGGGCGCCAGAGTAATCGAATTCACAGGCCTGGCCGATGACGATGGGGCCAGAGCCGATGATCAGGATGGAGGAAATGTCGGTTCGTTTTGGCATTTGTCCCCCTGTAATCTGGAGAATTTGACAACCATTGCCGTTACAGACCGGACACAGGCGACCGACTGGGCGATTTCCTGCGTCCGACACAAAAGCAGGTTGGCAAATGGGCCAACCTGTTCAGGATCTGAACTATTTTACAACAACCCGTTGGATCGTTGAAAGATTCGGGCGAATGAAACGCGACGATACCGGTTCCTGTAGATGGCCCGGTTTGCGGTAGGTGCGGTCTCCGGCCGCACGTTGTCGCCATGGCCTGGGTGGGTGAAGGAAGGGCAACGGATGCGCAGCTATGAGCTACGCCTACAACGGGGTGCCCGTTTCCGTAGGGGCGGGCCGCCACGGGGGGCGCCCCCTACCAGGGGCGGCTCCCGGCCGCACGTTGTCGCCAACCCCAGGCGGATGAAGGAACGGCGACGAATGCGCAGCTATGAGCTACGCCTACAACGGGGTGCCCGTTTCCGTAGGGGCGGGCCGCCGTGCCCGCCCGAAGCGGGCCGCCCCCTGTGGCGGCCCCTACCAGGGGCGGCTCCCAGCCGCACGTTGTCGCCAACCCCAGGCGGATGAAGGAACGGCGACGAATGCGCAGCTATGAGCTGCGCCTACAACGGGGTGCCCGTTTCCGTAGGGGCGGGCCGCCGTGCCCGCCCGAAGCGGGCCGCCCCCTGTGGCGGCCCCTACCGTAGGTGCGGCTCCCGGCCGCACGGTTTCGCCATGCCCCAGGCGGATGAAGGAACGGCGACGAATGCGCAGCGACGAGCGGCGCCTACGAGGGAGCGACGATCGACAAAAAATGGCAACGGCTACCCAACCGTGGTAGGATAGAGGGGTTGCCGCCGGGCCACCCTGGCGGCGAAACGGCCCTGGGTCCCGGCATGGCCAATCCCTGGGCCGGCGGTCGAAGTTCCCGCCTGATCAAAACATACAAGGAGCAATGAAATGGATCTTTCAAGCACATCGGCGGTCTCAAGTTCAACCCGGGCCAGATCCCTGGCCGAGCCCACGGAGCCAGGCCTGGAGCCCGGCGACCTGGCTGCCGCCATCCCCGCCGCGGCGGTGATCGTGGTGGCAGCCTACATCGGCGCCCAGATGCTGTCGGACATTGCCAGCCTCAAGATCGGCGTGGTGGCCGGGTTGGCCGTGGACATGGGCACCTTCATCTATCCCATCACCTTTACCCTGCGGGATGTGGTCCACAAGCTGTTGGGGAAGCGCAACGCCCAGGTGCTGATCGTAATGGCCGGCATCATCAACCTCTTCATGGCCGGCTACCTGATGTGGGCGGCCTGGGTGCCCAGCGACCCAGGCTGGGGCCTGGGCGAAGCCTTCAGCGCCATCCTGGCCCCGGTCTGGCGTATCGTCATTGCCTCCATCGTGGCGGAGCTGGCCAGTGAGCTGCTGGACACGGAGATCTACCACTGGTTCGTCACCCGTATTACCCGCCGTTTCCAGTGGCTGCGGGTGCTGATCAGCAACAGCATCAGCGTGCCGGTGGACAACATCATCTTCGCGGTGGGCGCCTTCGGCTGGGTGCTGCCGTGGGACGTGGTCTGGCAGATCTTCCTCTTCAACCTGCTGGTGAAGTACGGCGTGACCCTCTTCAGCCTGCCGCTGATCTACCTGGCGCCGGAAGATTTCTCCCGGGAATGAGCCACCCCAGAGGTGGGCCGGAGAGCCTCCCTTCAGGCCTGGAACCGGCCCACCTCCACCGCCCCCAAAGCCTTCATCAAATCGGCCGTGCGCAGGATCACAGCCGTCCCCCGCACGCCAGAGCCCATGGAGACCTCCTCCTGGGCCAGCACCCTTTCATCCACCAGCACCGTCACCGGCTGCCGCAGCCCAAAAGGGGCCACCGCGCCGATGGGGTAGCCGGTAACCGCCAGCACCTCCTCGCCACTGGCAGTGGTCAGTCGGGACTGGCCAAAGTGGCGGCGCAGGGCCCGCCAGTCGATCCGGCCAGGTCCTGCCACCAACACCATGGCATACTTGCCCGCCTCCAGGCGGAACAGGATGCTGCGCACCACCTGCTCGGGGCGCTGGCCCCGCTCTGCCGCGGCCTGCTCCAGGGAACGGACCGGACCGGCATGGCGAAAGACCCGATGGGGGATGCCCCGGGCGGCCAGGACAGCGGCCACCGGGGGAATCTCCTCCTGGCCCGGGTGGTGTTGCCCGCTTCCATGGAGCCCATCGCCCTGGGCCTCGTGGCCGTGGCCCTCGTCGCTTGTTTGGGTCATGTGCGCATCTCCTCCATGGCCTGACGCAGGCGTTTCACCCCTTCAGCCAGGGCCGGCGGATCGTGAAAGGCAAAGCTGAGGCGAAGGTAGTGGCGCAGGCCCTGCCGGCTGGAACAGCGCGCCCCCGGCAGAAAGCCCACCTGATGGCGCCGGGCGACCTGCAACAGGCGCCCGGCATCTTCCTGGCCGGGCAGCTCGGCCCAGAGGAAGAAGCCCCCTTCGGGAACCCGAAAGCGGAGTGTCGGCAGGTGGGCCTGCAACGCGGCCACCAGGGCATCCCGGCGGCTGCGATAGGCTGCCCGCAGCGCCGTGAGGTGGGGCAGGAGGAGGTCCAGCTCCAGCACGCTGCGGACCACGGCCGCCGCAAAGGGGTTCAGCCCGCCGCCGCTGTCCACCAGGCCGCCGCCCACCAGCCGCCGCAGCCAGGCCGGGCTGCTGTGGATCCACCCCAACCGCAGGCCCGGCGCCAGGATCTTGGAGAAGGAGCCCAGGGAAAGGATGGGCGCTTCCTGGGCGTAGG of the Litorilinea aerophila genome contains:
- a CDS encoding DHH family phosphoesterase translates to MNQHQWTERKTMEVDGQAMPENRRQAPDVPVDRLRALLEAHRGERHIIVLQDYPDPDALSSAFAHQLISAQFDITADIVYRGRISHQQNTALVKILGIELRRFEPDMDLGVYQGAVLVDNQGNTASAILAALQTANVPILAVVDHHETQERPDVPFVDIRRTGATATIYAEYLQQGLLPMDGSRKEHVLVATALMHGIMTDTGNFIRAKPEDFYAAAFLSQYRDAELIAQVMSQARSKQTMEIIRLALGNRVIVENFSVAGIGYLRAVDRDAIPQAADFLLTEENVHTSLVYGILIGDDGSESLIGSMRTRKLTLDLDEFIKDVFGKDAAGRYFGGGKLSAAGFEIPIGFLAGGTNKEYQELKWQAFDAQVKQKILTRIGVNSADMAKYLTPASSQRQ
- a CDS encoding kanamycin nucleotidyltransferase C-terminal domain-containing protein, which codes for MDGRREAWWAGPGSCTHDQRMEVVDRLVARIREIYGQALIAIGLYGSMAQGRDGPYSDIELFCVVDRPGLDETAEWMYGSGKAEVNFYDLAVVRRRAVEVDERWPLRQGQFLRARPLFGEPGFFTELQALVHSPPASAFHQAIAEIVVAEFYEGMGKLRNERARGRNHFVPSLACHLAVQGALMLGLAHRHCYTTGAHLLEESLALPGRPAGYDELCRRVMAGDLADADQTAADLERLWAGLGPWLATMGIDLAPRSRPRLEPPF
- the carB gene encoding carbamoyl-phosphate synthase large subunit — protein: MPKRTDISSILIIGSGPIVIGQACEFDYSGAQACKALRQEGYRVILVNSNPATIMTDPEMADVTYVEPLTVEILEKIIAKERPDALLPTVGGQTGLNLAVALAEAGILDRYGVELIGANLRAMQVAEDRELFKAAMTEVGLESPRSGIARSLEEARRIAQEIGRYPIFIRPSFTLGGSGAGTVFTPQEFDEKVLWGLKESPVHRVLIEESLIGWKEYELEVMRDSADNFVVVCSIENLDPMGVHTGDSITVAPVQTLTDKEYQRLRDQARLVMRAVGVETGGSNVQFAVDPKTGRTVVIEMNPRVSRSSALASKATGFPIAKLAAKVAVGYTLDELKNDITQQTVAAFEPSIDYVVVKIPRWAFEKFPGVDRELGPQMKSVGEVMAIGRTFKEALQKGLRSLEIGRDGLGPMERDENGHFRGYDEKIELHDLLRIPNRDRLFAVYEALKRGDSPATVCQLTGYDPWFVAQMAEIIQFEQSLERLDAPTLRQAKRLGFSDSQLARMVNERMAQGKLVLPERQATNGDTPPENAELSTPVSETDIRALRKKLQVLPTYHQVDTCAAEFEAYTPYLYSSYESESEAPPTDRRKVIILGGGPNRIGQGIEFDYCCVHASFALQELGYETIMVNCNPETVSTDYDTSDRLYFEPLTFEDVLNIVERESSRGELAGVIVQFGGQTPLNLATSLQRAGVPILGTPPDAIDLAEDRDRFGALLDELSIPAPAHGTARTTEDAVAVAGRIGYPVVVRPSYVLGGRAMAIVDDEAALRRYMAEAVAVSMDKPILIDQFLEDAYEVDVDAICDGERVIIGGIMQHIEEAGIHSGDSACVLPPYKISNYHLNIIREYTEKLGMALGVRGLMNVQYAIKDDVVYVLEVNPRASRTVPFVSKATGVPLAKLAAKVMLGKSLAELGLVVEPPLDGFFVKEAVLPWKKFTGIDALLGPEMRSTGEVMGHAASFGHAFAKSQLAAGTGLPLSGGVLITVNDFDKGGALKIARDLHRLGFTIYATAGTGALISRSGIPVTILAKAITGAQGYTTLDAMRDGKIQLIINTPLGPDSREDGAKIRRLATRMEIPLITTLSAAQAAVSGIRAMRQQELKVRSLQEHYEKQKQRV
- a CDS encoding queuosine precursor transporter, producing MDLSSTSAVSSSTRARSLAEPTEPGLEPGDLAAAIPAAAVIVVAAYIGAQMLSDIASLKIGVVAGLAVDMGTFIYPITFTLRDVVHKLLGKRNAQVLIVMAGIINLFMAGYLMWAAWVPSDPGWGLGEAFSAILAPVWRIVIASIVAELASELLDTEIYHWFVTRITRRFQWLRVLISNSISVPVDNIIFAVGAFGWVLPWDVVWQIFLFNLLVKYGVTLFSLPLIYLAPEDFSRE
- a CDS encoding aminoacyl-tRNA deacylase, with amino-acid sequence MTQTSDEGHGHEAQGDGLHGSGQHHPGQEEIPPVAAVLAARGIPHRVFRHAGPVRSLEQAAAERGQRPEQVVRSILFRLEAGKYAMVLVAGPGRIDWRALRRHFGQSRLTTASGEEVLAVTGYPIGAVAPFGLRQPVTVLVDERVLAQEEVSMGSGVRGTAVILRTADLMKALGAVEVGRFQA